The proteins below are encoded in one region of Nitrospira sp.:
- a CDS encoding glycosyltransferase WbuB: MPRVLFLTQYFPPEMGAAQTRLFELGQELLRLGWDVEVLTALPNYPTGRIFEGYNVASPLRETLGGLSVVRVPLRPAQRGFVERLICYYSFVRSVIRWGTKLCHKPDVLFVESPPLFIGQSAVSLSKAWNVPIIFNVSDLWPETAKSMGVVKNRFVFALAEALELSYYRRAALVTGTSDEIISSVRRRCPSTAAEVITNGVDIGRFGPHYADGVARALLHNEGRITFIYAGVMGLAQGLELILDVAATVRDLSHVQFVLVGEGAERESLERRIESENLSNVRLLRPQPKEQIPALLAASDVAFLTLKFNIPGAVPSKIYEAMATGLPILFAGEGEAARRIREAGAGLAIPYGDVRGLEKAVRYFAAAEPLRQQLGQAGRLAAEKSYSRKAIARRLHTLLLDIASRTKHHDGQHISIAPAQADRAPHVHL, encoded by the coding sequence ATGCCACGCGTACTTTTTCTGACTCAATATTTCCCTCCAGAAATGGGTGCTGCTCAGACCCGTCTCTTTGAGCTGGGACAGGAACTGTTGCGCCTGGGATGGGACGTCGAGGTTCTCACCGCGTTGCCCAATTATCCTACGGGACGGATCTTCGAAGGGTACAACGTCGCATCGCCCTTGCGCGAGACTCTCGGAGGGCTTTCAGTGGTCCGGGTACCGCTCAGACCTGCTCAACGCGGTTTTGTGGAACGCCTCATCTGCTACTACTCCTTTGTCCGGTCAGTGATTCGTTGGGGCACAAAGCTATGCCACAAACCGGATGTTCTGTTTGTTGAATCACCTCCCTTGTTTATTGGGCAGTCTGCCGTGTCCTTGTCCAAAGCGTGGAATGTTCCAATCATCTTTAATGTGTCTGACCTTTGGCCGGAAACGGCCAAGTCTATGGGCGTCGTGAAGAATCGGTTCGTATTTGCTCTGGCTGAGGCGCTCGAACTGTCTTATTATCGCCGTGCCGCCCTTGTGACTGGGACGTCGGACGAAATTATCTCGTCGGTCCGACGGCGATGTCCCTCTACCGCTGCTGAAGTCATTACAAATGGCGTTGATATCGGCCGATTCGGCCCTCACTATGCTGATGGCGTGGCACGGGCTCTGCTGCACAATGAAGGACGAATCACCTTTATTTACGCCGGTGTCATGGGGCTGGCTCAGGGACTGGAGTTAATCTTGGATGTTGCCGCAACAGTTCGCGATCTGAGTCACGTTCAGTTTGTACTCGTCGGTGAGGGGGCGGAACGTGAATCCCTGGAACGGCGTATCGAGAGTGAGAATTTATCCAATGTGCGGCTATTGCGGCCACAACCAAAGGAACAAATCCCTGCTCTTCTGGCTGCATCGGATGTGGCATTTCTGACACTCAAATTCAACATTCCTGGTGCAGTGCCAAGCAAAATTTACGAAGCCATGGCGACTGGTCTGCCGATTCTCTTTGCTGGGGAAGGTGAGGCTGCTCGTCGCATTCGAGAAGCGGGGGCCGGCCTCGCGATTCCGTATGGGGATGTTCGCGGTCTTGAGAAAGCTGTCCGGTACTTCGCTGCTGCCGAGCCTTTACGCCAACAACTCGGCCAGGCTGGTCGACTGGCGGCGGAGAAGTCATACAGCAGAAAAGCCATCGCCCGGAGATTGCATACTCTACTTCTTGACATTGCGAGCCGCACGAAACACCACGATGGCCAACATATCTCTATTGCGCCAGCCCAAGCTGATCGGGCACCGCACGTCCACCTCTAA
- the asnB gene encoding asparagine synthetase B, with product MMLHRRLSIIDLNTGHQPMQSIDGRHVIVFNGEIYNFWQLRAELEEQGSQFRTRSDTEVLLEGYRRWGWRIVDRLNGMFAFVIWDRVHSMAFGARDRVGIKPLCWALDRGALIVSSTLEPFKALEGFHRIDPVAVRDLLTFDYIPSPRTILRRVNKLDPGCMFYWQFGRDVLKIDRYWSPPMESSRLTAPDEFELEDLLREAVKRQLISDVPIGVFLSGGIDSSLIAALMARESGKPIRTYSIAFKDAESDESSIAKLVARQFGTDHTALPAEDLDSERLLDLLSRLDEPFADPAIVPTFVLSRLTRSHVKVALSGDGGDEVFGGYPKYLLGRLNQEAIPFQPLLHKALGALSWRPRGVSHLYWRTLSSQDRIRWSLSGYGDFPVFEKDLKTILMPAYHEPAQVDQYFEPWERRASRYGLRFDTDLLIRTDLETYLSENCLVKTDRASMLASLEVRVPYLDNVVLDHILPLSGETKIASGTLKALLVPIARRVLPKEVWDRPKHGFNVPLASWLTGNWRPAVEAVFEWGEENVDLFNWQYLRRLQKSMSARGTGRQLWKPFVFLAWAMAHKVKV from the coding sequence ATGATGTTACACCGCCGGCTGTCGATTATTGACCTCAACACCGGCCATCAACCTATGCAGAGCATTGATGGACGACATGTCATTGTTTTCAACGGAGAGATCTATAATTTTTGGCAGCTACGCGCTGAGCTTGAAGAGCAGGGCAGCCAATTTCGCACCCGTTCAGATACCGAGGTGCTTCTGGAAGGCTATCGTCGTTGGGGCTGGCGTATTGTTGACCGATTGAACGGCATGTTCGCCTTTGTCATTTGGGATCGAGTTCACTCGATGGCCTTTGGTGCGCGTGATCGTGTGGGTATCAAGCCGTTGTGCTGGGCTCTCGACCGAGGTGCCCTCATCGTATCGTCAACGCTCGAACCATTTAAGGCGCTGGAGGGCTTCCACCGTATCGATCCCGTTGCGGTAAGGGATCTTCTGACATTTGACTATATCCCGTCCCCGCGGACGATCCTTCGAAGGGTGAACAAACTCGACCCAGGTTGCATGTTTTACTGGCAGTTCGGAAGAGACGTTTTAAAAATCGATCGGTACTGGTCTCCTCCCATGGAAAGTAGCAGATTGACCGCGCCCGATGAATTCGAGCTCGAGGATCTCCTGCGCGAAGCCGTCAAGCGTCAGTTAATCAGCGATGTGCCGATCGGCGTGTTCCTCTCCGGCGGCATTGATTCCTCCTTAATTGCCGCCTTGATGGCCAGGGAAAGTGGTAAACCCATTCGCACTTACTCAATTGCCTTCAAGGATGCGGAATCCGATGAGTCCTCCATTGCCAAGCTGGTCGCGAGGCAGTTCGGTACTGATCATACTGCACTGCCGGCCGAGGATCTCGACTCCGAGAGATTGCTGGATCTGTTAAGCCGTCTCGATGAACCATTTGCGGATCCGGCCATCGTTCCGACCTTTGTCTTGTCCAGACTGACGCGATCGCACGTGAAAGTTGCGCTTTCGGGTGACGGTGGCGACGAGGTATTCGGAGGATATCCTAAATATCTTCTTGGAAGACTAAACCAAGAGGCGATTCCATTCCAGCCACTATTGCACAAAGCACTAGGCGCGTTGTCCTGGCGACCACGCGGCGTATCGCATCTCTACTGGCGCACCCTTTCTTCTCAAGATCGGATCCGATGGTCGTTGTCTGGCTATGGGGACTTTCCCGTGTTCGAGAAGGACTTGAAAACAATCTTGATGCCCGCTTATCACGAGCCAGCACAGGTGGACCAATACTTCGAGCCCTGGGAGCGCCGCGCTAGTCGGTATGGACTGCGTTTTGACACGGATCTCCTGATACGAACCGACCTTGAGACCTACCTGAGCGAAAACTGTCTGGTAAAAACCGATCGCGCGAGCATGCTGGCTTCCTTGGAGGTACGCGTGCCTTATCTCGACAATGTGGTGTTGGATCACATTCTGCCGCTTTCGGGTGAGACAAAGATTGCCAGCGGCACGCTCAAGGCTCTGCTGGTGCCCATTGCACGGCGTGTGCTTCCGAAAGAAGTTTGGGATCGTCCCAAGCATGGATTTAATGTGCCTCTTGCTAGCTGGCTCACAGGTAACTGGCGGCCTGCCGTTGAGGCAGTGTTCGAATGGGGAGAAGAGAACGTCGATTTGTTCAACTGGCAATATCTTCGCCGCCTTCAGAAGAGTATGTCCGCACGTGGAACTGGCCGGCAACTTTGGAAGCCATTCGTATTCCTTGCATGGGCCATGGCGCATAAGGTCAAGGTATGA
- a CDS encoding glycosyl transferase family 1: MNMNTKSVVMIAYYFPPDGSAAAYRPLRFLKGLAREGWRATVICCEPYRFERYDPQLLGQVPAATQIVRVKDRDPWRAIQVWRGARMENKLAGSPAERARQIVAGHHAPWRSKLREAVRTAEAWLYRPDFAMPWIRPVVAEVQKACRRNRPNVIWATIGPLSSGLAAYRASRVTGVPYVLDFRDPWGLEYYAEEVRRPNWAKQADHRMMCRMFERAQAIVFMFDSIAECYVRAFPGSVDRNKTHIIPNGFEGRVERFVHVPGTRCKVLYAGTLHTYRYDTLLEGLVRLKGKDPQRASRLQLLFVGEGLRELQERVADLGIKDLVETAPPTSQAEVRRLQEGAHALLVLGRTPGRKGHELVAGAKLFGYLQAGRPIIGIVPGDETRRILGQVGNAMIADADSPDEIVAAFVRVIDAWSNRVLESLVPNRAACEAYSAARQTAALVRVLEGQPPVQAVIPGIKDVPFGLQVNYHA, encoded by the coding sequence ATGAACATGAACACTAAATCAGTGGTCATGATTGCCTACTATTTTCCGCCGGATGGAAGTGCTGCTGCCTATCGGCCGTTGCGGTTCCTCAAAGGATTGGCAAGGGAGGGATGGCGTGCGACAGTCATATGCTGCGAACCCTATCGTTTCGAACGATATGATCCGCAGCTGCTCGGTCAAGTGCCTGCGGCTACTCAGATTGTGAGGGTAAAGGATCGAGATCCGTGGCGTGCGATTCAAGTATGGCGCGGCGCGCGAATGGAGAACAAACTAGCAGGCTCACCTGCCGAGAGAGCACGACAGATTGTGGCCGGACATCATGCGCCGTGGCGCTCGAAACTGCGTGAAGCCGTCAGGACGGCAGAGGCGTGGCTGTACCGTCCTGACTTTGCGATGCCCTGGATACGACCTGTAGTCGCAGAGGTACAGAAAGCCTGCCGCAGAAACAGGCCGAATGTCATATGGGCCACGATCGGGCCACTCTCGTCAGGCTTGGCCGCCTACCGGGCGTCTAGGGTCACAGGAGTTCCGTATGTCCTCGATTTTCGAGATCCCTGGGGATTGGAATATTATGCGGAAGAGGTCAGACGTCCAAACTGGGCAAAGCAAGCCGATCACCGAATGATGTGCCGCATGTTCGAGCGGGCACAGGCAATTGTGTTCATGTTTGATTCTATCGCCGAGTGTTATGTCCGCGCTTTCCCCGGCTCCGTGGACAGAAATAAGACTCACATCATCCCAAATGGGTTCGAAGGACGGGTAGAAAGGTTTGTTCATGTACCGGGTACCCGCTGTAAGGTCCTATATGCCGGCACATTGCACACCTACCGCTACGATACTCTGCTGGAGGGTCTCGTACGACTCAAGGGCAAAGACCCTCAGCGTGCCAGCCGACTACAACTGCTGTTTGTCGGTGAAGGTCTACGGGAATTGCAGGAGAGGGTTGCAGACCTCGGCATCAAGGATCTCGTTGAGACAGCGCCGCCCACCTCACAGGCAGAAGTCCGCCGGCTCCAGGAAGGAGCCCATGCGCTGCTCGTATTAGGCAGGACTCCAGGCCGAAAGGGCCACGAACTGGTCGCCGGCGCGAAACTGTTCGGTTATTTGCAAGCCGGCCGGCCAATCATTGGAATCGTGCCGGGTGACGAAACGCGCCGGATACTCGGCCAAGTTGGGAACGCAATGATTGCGGATGCCGATTCTCCGGATGAAATCGTGGCCGCATTTGTGAGAGTCATCGATGCATGGTCGAACCGGGTACTCGAGAGTCTCGTTCCAAATCGGGCAGCCTGTGAAGCCTACTCAGCAGCCCGACAAACTGCGGCACTGGTTCGCGTGCTTGAAGGTCAGCCTCCGGTGCAAGCTGTCATTCCAGGGATCAAAGATGTCCCCTTCGGATTACAGGTGAACTATCACGCTTGA
- a CDS encoding glycosyl transferase, translating into METHQTLDVKDSGTLHDYLADRLRGTWPHSIGSAVWRIRQRVMRRVDGERILLERYARVHGKPFDPQCPHTFTDKLFCRMIALNRRRNQLYTQLSDKYSARTYVEKKIGARHLVKLLWHGTDPLGIPFAALQPGYVIKTNHGSAQIIVVKGAVDREDVVRKLSLWLKTNYYWACREYQYYHITPRVMVEEYLQNPDGSGPLDYRIWCFNGIPEVIQVDNRAHDINPFFDIAWKQLDLYYREGMPRPAIPKPANLDQMLVIATQLASGLDFVRVDLYNIAGHIYFGEFTLTPTAGELRLKPASWDAELGEKWKMSRLT; encoded by the coding sequence ATGGAAACTCATCAGACTCTGGATGTGAAGGACTCCGGGACGCTGCACGATTACCTAGCGGACAGACTCCGAGGAACGTGGCCTCATTCCATTGGGAGTGCGGTATGGCGCATCAGGCAGCGCGTGATGCGCCGGGTCGATGGAGAGCGCATTTTATTAGAACGATATGCTCGCGTACATGGGAAACCGTTCGACCCCCAGTGTCCGCACACCTTTACTGACAAGCTGTTTTGCAGAATGATTGCATTAAATCGAAGGAGAAACCAGCTTTATACCCAACTGTCCGATAAGTATTCGGCGCGGACATATGTGGAAAAGAAGATCGGTGCCAGGCATTTAGTGAAGCTGCTGTGGCATGGTACGGATCCATTGGGTATCCCGTTCGCTGCATTGCAGCCGGGGTATGTCATTAAAACGAATCACGGCAGTGCGCAAATCATCGTCGTGAAGGGAGCCGTCGATCGAGAGGACGTAGTCCGTAAACTATCACTGTGGTTGAAGACCAACTATTATTGGGCTTGTCGGGAATATCAGTACTATCACATCACACCTCGCGTGATGGTTGAGGAGTACTTGCAAAACCCGGATGGCAGCGGTCCCCTTGATTATCGGATCTGGTGTTTCAATGGCATACCAGAAGTGATTCAGGTGGATAATCGTGCACATGACATCAATCCTTTCTTTGATATCGCATGGAAGCAGCTGGACCTGTATTATCGAGAGGGTATGCCTAGGCCTGCCATACCAAAGCCCGCAAACCTTGATCAAATGTTGGTCATAGCAACGCAGCTTGCGAGTGGGTTGGATTTTGTCCGAGTCGATTTATACAACATCGCTGGCCACATATATTTTGGTGAATTCACGCTGACACCTACCGCCGGAGAGTTAAGATTGAAACCAGCCAGTTGGGACGCGGAGCTAGGAGAGAAATGGAAGATGTCCAGACTAACCTGA
- a CDS encoding capsular polysaccharide biosynthesis protein CapK, which produces MNDSLIKLYNHLPAPLRSVAASLRGQYLRSWRYGNDTEGLIEEALDRESWSPSQWKKWQEERLAYVLHRAATQVPYYREQWSGRRRQGDLASYEYLENWPILKKDALRQNPLAFVAEDRNPKRMYLDHTSGTSGTPLKIWSSKHTLHAYFAIYEARIRRWHGLSINQRWAILGGQPVVPVAAKQPPFWVYNASMNQLYLSANHVSARNVRAYADAINRYGPTHMIAYPSSASVLAREIIAAGLPLTCVTMLITNAEPVHPWQRSIITGALGSQVRETYGMAETVAAASECQHGKLHLWPDTGLVEIFSDTEDIPQRGSSKPGRFICTGLLNPDMPLIRYEVGDRGQIAPETEHCSCGRTLPTVGRIEGRTNDVLIAKDGRRVYWLNPVFYGLPIREAQIVQQSVNRLRVRYVSAPDFKEGTKLLIAERLQRRMGEVDVIMEQVEMVPREANGKFRAVVCELSNE; this is translated from the coding sequence ATGAATGATTCCTTGATTAAACTGTACAATCATTTGCCCGCGCCGTTGCGTTCGGTAGCAGCCAGCCTTCGTGGGCAATATCTTCGATCTTGGCGATACGGCAACGACACAGAAGGCTTGATCGAGGAAGCTCTCGATCGAGAGAGCTGGAGCCCTTCGCAGTGGAAAAAGTGGCAAGAAGAGCGTCTCGCCTATGTGCTTCATCGTGCAGCTACGCAGGTGCCATACTATCGCGAACAATGGAGTGGGCGTCGGCGGCAGGGAGACTTGGCATCGTACGAGTATTTGGAAAATTGGCCAATCCTCAAGAAGGATGCTCTTCGTCAGAACCCTCTTGCCTTTGTTGCCGAGGATCGGAATCCCAAGCGTATGTATCTCGACCATACCAGCGGAACATCTGGAACTCCATTAAAAATCTGGTCCAGCAAGCATACTTTGCACGCCTATTTTGCCATTTATGAGGCGCGTATTCGTCGGTGGCACGGATTGAGTATCAACCAGCGATGGGCGATTCTGGGTGGACAGCCTGTTGTGCCAGTTGCAGCTAAGCAGCCGCCGTTTTGGGTGTATAACGCATCAATGAACCAACTGTATCTATCTGCAAACCATGTCAGTGCGAGAAATGTCAGAGCGTACGCCGATGCGATCAATCGTTATGGCCCAACTCACATGATAGCCTACCCTTCCTCCGCTTCTGTGCTGGCTCGAGAAATCATCGCGGCGGGACTTCCTCTGACGTGCGTCACGATGCTCATCACTAATGCGGAGCCTGTTCATCCCTGGCAACGAAGTATAATCACAGGCGCACTTGGTTCGCAGGTTCGGGAAACCTATGGCATGGCGGAAACCGTGGCAGCTGCGAGCGAATGTCAGCATGGAAAACTTCACCTGTGGCCCGATACGGGATTGGTGGAGATCTTTAGCGACACCGAAGACATACCTCAACGAGGATCATCTAAACCGGGACGGTTCATCTGTACAGGCTTGCTGAATCCCGACATGCCATTGATTCGATATGAGGTGGGGGATCGTGGACAAATAGCACCAGAAACAGAACATTGCAGTTGCGGGAGGACCCTACCAACAGTAGGTCGAATAGAAGGCAGAACCAATGATGTCCTCATTGCAAAAGATGGCCGTCGAGTTTATTGGTTGAATCCAGTCTTCTATGGATTGCCGATACGTGAAGCCCAGATAGTCCAGCAGAGCGTTAATCGATTGCGGGTACGTTACGTTTCCGCCCCGGACTTCAAGGAGGGAACAAAACTACTAATCGCCGAACGGCTCCAACGAAGGATGGGAGAGGTGGATGTCATTATGGAGCAGGTGGAAATGGTGCCTCGGGAAGCGAATGGCAAGTTTCGGGCCGTCGTCTGTGAATTGTCGAATGAATAG
- a CDS encoding glycosyl transferase family 1: MSGSISSLDPRVPSDCRLLYLVGHLSLGGLERQLFDLLRVMDRGRYKPAVVVWRYTPGDHYNEAIEALGVPVVPLGNGLSRLGKVRALRRLVSSVRPEVIHSYSFYTNIAAWWAARGTATIPMGSIQNTFWFERQHAGKLLGRLSGRWPSGQMYNSFAAEETARQSATLFRPRRIYVITNGVDLEKFSPRSHPQHGYVLAVGSLYSRKRWDRLIRAVALLASKGTHLEVRHVGSGPLLGELEAMVKRLHIEHAFRFLGVRHDIPALLGDASFLAHTAEVEGCPNVVLEAMACGRAVVATAAGDIPWLVDDGKTGFVVPRDDEVALSNRIATLLEDRDLCRRMGEAGRMKAEHTFGLDRFRSEHFVAYRAEGWQDNQYVGNG, translated from the coding sequence ATGAGTGGCAGCATTTCGAGTCTCGATCCACGCGTCCCATCGGATTGTCGTCTTCTGTACTTGGTGGGTCACTTAAGTCTCGGTGGTTTGGAACGACAACTGTTTGATCTTCTTCGTGTGATGGATAGGGGTCGCTACAAACCGGCGGTCGTCGTATGGCGGTATACTCCGGGTGATCACTACAATGAAGCCATCGAAGCCCTTGGGGTGCCAGTGGTCCCTCTGGGTAATGGCCTATCCCGATTGGGTAAGGTACGAGCACTTCGGCGATTGGTGTCTTCTGTGCGACCCGAGGTGATTCATTCGTATTCCTTCTACACAAACATTGCAGCTTGGTGGGCGGCTCGCGGTACGGCAACGATCCCTATGGGATCGATCCAAAATACATTCTGGTTCGAACGACAGCATGCGGGGAAACTGCTGGGACGGCTATCTGGGCGATGGCCATCCGGCCAAATGTACAACAGCTTTGCAGCGGAGGAGACGGCGAGACAATCCGCGACGTTATTTCGTCCTCGGCGGATCTACGTCATTACGAACGGAGTCGACCTCGAGAAGTTTTCCCCACGGTCTCATCCGCAACACGGCTATGTGTTAGCTGTTGGAAGCCTGTATTCTCGTAAACGTTGGGATCGGTTGATTCGAGCGGTCGCGCTGCTCGCCTCGAAAGGCACTCATCTTGAAGTCAGGCACGTTGGTTCAGGACCCCTGTTGGGAGAGCTCGAGGCGATGGTAAAGCGACTCCATATTGAACACGCCTTTCGATTCCTCGGAGTTCGGCACGATATCCCCGCTTTACTGGGGGACGCGAGCTTTCTCGCACACACAGCCGAGGTTGAGGGCTGTCCGAACGTTGTCCTCGAAGCCATGGCCTGTGGTCGGGCGGTGGTCGCAACGGCTGCCGGTGATATTCCCTGGTTGGTAGACGATGGGAAGACTGGATTCGTGGTCCCACGAGATGATGAGGTGGCCCTCTCCAATCGTATCGCGACCCTTTTGGAGGATCGTGATCTCTGTCGACGAATGGGAGAGGCCGGCCGGATGAAGGCCGAGCACACATTCGGGCTCGATCGCTTCAGATCAGAACATTTCGTAGCCTACCGCGCTGAGGGATGGCAGGATAACCAGTATGTGGGAAATGGGTGA